The proteins below are encoded in one region of Helianthus annuus cultivar XRQ/B chromosome 2, HanXRQr2.0-SUNRISE, whole genome shotgun sequence:
- the LOC110882726 gene encoding uncharacterized protein LOC110882726, with protein sequence MEEMDYEEDIPEQPQRKRRARPPPDPLENHPYLEFPQESEAALRCEKLRKMHIGEHFAVSWKTLRKLEVEDWVRKFVPVDSPWDRLFELSFTPTYREILVEFLSSFEFHPRRPNEVVDPAQPPPPPEVSFRMAGQAREMSLAQFAVHSGLYTEAEIATDLYTKGLVMIDKPTLLGFWDLIADIRQWDHYQSKGRSTLIEDPLFRDHFCKNRNFREQSPFGAGFAAVNRRLNGCKHSPKGQRFRSRLGLRLQPFKRPVTAANAAADGSENAAVWGCVCSRLNARLRLQTQPQTAAKYLPFAAAFAAV encoded by the exons atggaGGAAATGGATTACGAAGAAGATATTCCGGAGCAGCCGCAGCGGAAACGGCGGGCGCGTCCACCGCCAGATCCTCTAGAGAATCACCCGTATTTGGAGTTTCCTCAGGAGTCCGAGGCTGCGCTCCGTTGCGAGAAGCTTCGGAAGATGCATATTGGTGAACATTTTGCGGTTTCGTGGAAAACCCTCCGGAAGCTTGAGGTTGAAGATTGGGTGCGTAAGTTTGTTCCCGTTGATTCACCGTGGGATCGTCTGTTTGAGCTATCGTTTACGCCGACCTACAGGGAGATACTAGTCGAGTTTCTGTCGTCGTTCGAGTTTCATCCTCGTCGGCCAAATGAGGTTGTGGACCCCGCGCAGCCCCCTCCCCCGCCCGAGGTTTCTTTTCGCATGGCTGGCCAGGCGCGCGAAATGTCACTTGCACAGTTTGCGGTGCATAGCGGTTTGTATACGGAGGCTGAGATTGCTACGGATCTTTATACGAAG GGGCTCGTAATGATTGATAAACCCACGCTATTAGGGTTTTGGGATCTGATCGCGGACATCCGTCAGTGGGACCACTACCAATCCAAGGGGAGGAGTACGCTGATTGAGGATCCGCTCTTCAG ggaccatttttgtaaaaataGAAACTTTAGGGAACAAAGT CCGTTTGGGGCTGGGTTTGCAGCCGTAAACcggcgtttaaacggctgcaaacacaGCCCCAAAGGGCAGCGATTTCGCAGCCGTTtggggctgcgtttgcagccgtttaaacgcccgGTTACGGCTGCAAATGCCGCCGCAGACGGCAGCGAAAACGCAGCCGTTtggggctgcgtttgcagccgtctAAACGCCCGTTTACGactgcaaacgcagccgcaaacAGCAGCGAAATATCTgccgtttgcggctgcgtttgcagccgtttaa